The window ATCTATTGGTCCACTATACTTGCGTAGTATACTGCTACTATCCTGAGAATAGCATTGAGGAATGGAAATAACAAATGTTAGTAAGATCTATAAATGTTCTTTAATGAATTAAAAGCAAAACAACTAGAAAACCAAATAAGAAACTGAAAATTACCAGTTCCCAAACTTCTAAACTACTTTGTTGAGAATCAAGTAAAACCTTTCtgttaaacaaaaaatatataatttagaaccaaaaaatgaaaaaattgaaaaaaaaaagaaaaagccatgcataaattcaagagaaaataAGATCATATCTACAGCACAAGCGATTACTTCTTCAGGTCAAAACCGACAAAATGAATGCTTGGAGCACTGACCGATGGATTAATTTTTAGGGGGCTGTTTGGTTTGCTAAAATTTCAAGAAACgaaaacaaataacaaatacCATTTCCACTTGTTTGTTTGATATGGAAAGTAAGGGAATTGGTTGTCATGGGGTATTTGAATCCATTACATTGTTACTACTCATTAACTCATCAACAAGTGGAAACAAAAACACTTCATCTCCCTTAATTGGAAAAAGTTGTACATTCATCCCACTTGTTTGTGGACAAAGCTTGCAGGAGTAACTTGTTTCTATTAGTTAAACTTAAACCAAACAACTTGTTAATATAATGGTAACTATTTCCATTTCCATATCTTATTTGTTACCATTCCCTTTCCATTTCATGACAAATACCAAACATCCCCTTAAAGTTTACACATACAAAAGAACATGATCCTACAGGAATCATCTCAGTATTGAATATATAGGAGTAATAAGAAATGATTACAAACAAATAATAGAATAAAGAACATAAGTTTTCAACCAAAATGAGTAAATGACCCTAAGAATCCAAATTTTGGGTGGGCAGACAGATCACCTTATACCAAAATGTACATCTCGGTGATTGCAATGGCCAGAAACCCCATAGCTATCAAAGGTAATAACCTGCAAATGCCACGACGAGTAACATGAACAAAAGCAGCAATGAAGAAGCAGCACAAGCTTGATGAAAAAGAAGGCAAAATATTAGAATCCCTCTGCAATTATACAAAGGATACAAGGGAAAACATTAGATACAAGATCTCACCGTATTAATGCCAAGCGATTTGATGTGATCTTCAACTAATTTAGCAATAAAGATGTGGTTCCACATATTTCCAAACCCATCCTAGAAAAGATTTGATAATTGTTAATAGCTCTTAGCAGCGTTATTATATAAGCAGAATGGTCACATGATTGGTTTTACAAACCTGAAGCTCGGGATGGTCAAGAACTACCACTTGTTTCAAAGGAAGCTGCacataaataatgataatcaaTCTCAAGGAAATATTTATCGAAAAGGTCTACATTAGTTAGGAAATCACCACATTCCAAAAAAAAGTAGTCTAATGGCTAAAACGTCAGTCATGCGTTATACTCTGAAGATTATAACCAATCATCAATGTCAAATGCTATGGCATATACTTATTCCTACTTGCTCAATTTCTGTGAGTCCAAATCAAAGTGTACAAGTTACAGTCATGAGGCAAATCACTTTCTTAGGCTTATAGTTTTAAATAGGGACACAAAGAAAATAAGAAGTGAATTACGCAGGAGCTAATATGAGGCAGAAGACTATTTCAGTACTGAGGTTTGAATTTTTGAATAGGACATAATCAAGTGGATAGGCCAAATCAATTACTTAACCTTCAAGATTGCACAAGCCTTGTAAAGCTCATCTTTCCTAATGTTTCCCATCCCATCTGCATTGCCTAtatcaaggaaaaaaaaattgcaacagACATGGATTCAATATGAATCTAACTACAACTAGTTTTGGAGACTCAGTCACAGATTTTGCCAATTACAGACTATAAAAGCAGAAGGGAAAAGGAATAATGAAGTGGAATAAGATGAAGGGCCTCCTGTAGTCCATTCGAGGACTACAATACTCAGTTATGTACTACAGTACTAATAACAAGGAAACAAGGATAAATCGTCATATGTATAGCTATGTATCCTCGTGTAATTTCAGCTAACTTAGAAAGTCAAAAGATGATGTAGATACAAGCTTGTAGTTCTCAGCACAAAATCCTAAACTTAGGAAAAATTCCTTTACCACTAGACAAGCATAAGATGTGAACATCATGCCCTCTTGATGTCAGATAGTTAATAGTTGGAGTGAAGAACCTGACAAGTTATAAGATCAAAAAGTATGTAAATACCAAAAATAAAGTGCAAATCATTCTCATAAACTTTGAAAAGGGAATAATTGAATGGTCAAATCTAGTTAACTGAGCAATtagatattttcttaaaaaacaaagaattaatagaaaatgagatCAACTTACATGGATTCATCGTCAGGATGTGCAATTACAAGCAAGACCGTTTTCTTACATAAGTTGTCACCTATGTAACAAAATTAACTTCCataaacaaaacttatgaaaaTATGACAAtgcttataaattataattgtacTATGCAGAAAGGAAAATAACATAATAAACAACCCCCTCCTCTTTTCCCAAAATTACCAAAACTAGCCATCTTAGATATGTCATCTCTGAAAGGACACATCTTAATCCAAAATAGTCAAAAAAGAAAGGGGCACATTTATCATGAACTCATTGAAATATCAGATGTATTAGTAAGATAGAAGATAGTAGCACCTACCAGAATCAAAATATTGATCTTTCGAAGGGAAGTATGATACATGCAAAATTTTGCATAAAGATGCTATCCAAAACACAGACGCAGAAATCGCAAGTACACTCCAATCCATTGTTAATTGACCTGgaaaaatgaaattttgatttagGATGAATTTTAAAGATCTAAATCACATTAATATAATCGAAACTACTAGAATTAAGAGTAAATGTAATAGGAAATAACTGAAAAAACAGGTATACAAGCAGATTGATTGAGCATGAAAATTTCTCATCGAATTTAAATGGAAAAGAGATGCAATGACCTAAATTGTCTTTTCAAGAAACTGGAGGATAGGTGAAAATTACTGATTTCTATtgcatttgataaaaaaataagaaccCCTATAAAACATTCATCACAGAATTTGCATCCTGTAACCAAGATCAACCTGCTTCACAACTGTTGTATACGAAAGAACAGCTCCTTTTGTCAAAATCAAATTGCAATTTAACTTAAAAGGGGAAACACAAAATCACACCACCTTATGTCCCCCTTTAACTTTGGCTCTTAGTAGTATAAAAAGGGACATAAGAGTGTATTAGAGTTTAtgaaatataatgaaataaaacaatCTTCTTCTCCTCTTCTAAATTTCTTCTCTTCTCCCTCTCTAACCTATTCACatggttgctctgataccaggAATAAGTAAAGACAACATTAGGAATTCGGACTACATACACAGCCATGGGGGtaagttataattgatcaaGACAACAGGCCATGTACTGTGTTGCGTGCTCAAAGTTCGAAATGGATTAAATCCATCACTTGCAAGTCCTAATCGAATATTGCGTGCTTCACTAGAAAAATTCGAGTATTGTTCATCAAAATGTTTCCATGCTTCACCATCAGCAGGATGTCGAAGTAGATCATCTTTAACCCTTTCTTCATCATGCCACCTTATTAACTCTGCTGTTTTAGAACACATATACAGCCTTTGAAGTCTAGGCTTGAGAGGGAAATGCCAGACAACTTTTGCGGGGACTAAATGAGCATCCTTAGATGAAAAATTATTCATGTCTTCTAAATGTTCACTCTCTTAGAAAGTAATTCCTTACACCTAGCATGTCAAAACAAAGTAATTCCATCTACTCATTTGGTATCCTTAGTATCCTAAGTTAACCcttcaaaacaaattaataagtTTAGAAAGTAATTCCTTAAACCTAGCATGTCAAAAACATGCATCTCAAATATTTTGCAGTTGCTCCTTATCGACAAATAATAGCAAAAGTTTTGACAAAAATGAAATGGTCAAGACTTCAGAGATAGCTCATCAGTGAGTAAGTAGTTCAAGTGAGCGGATATATTAGATCAATGCACGTCTTGTAGTGCAACAATGAGTCTTTTGGTTAATTCATTACAACATTAAAACACCGCAACAAAAACATACCAATTAAGACACAAAAACTAAGTAACCTATCTAAAGTATAAGCAATACACAAGCTAATTTTAATTAGGAATATTCTATAAGGTAGGCACCAACTATTGCAAAAGGCGAGTGGtagcaatttttaaaattttttccacaaaataacacTCAACTCTTGAACAATTAACTACCGTAACATTATTAGGCCAAAAACATTTTATTTACCATTAACTATGGAAATGACCATTTTACCCCTTTCCATTTCATTAAAACTCAGTACCTCCTTCCTCTTCCATTCAACATGTTCTTCCTCCTTCATTAATCTTAAATAACTCTTAAAGAACACAATAAACATCTGGAAATGAATTCCATGCTATACCACCATGGTATGGGAAAGCAAGTTGTCTAAAATTTAAATCAGTCCTAGGCTAGTTCAATATAGCTAACACTTTCTCTTAAACCCAACAGCCTAAACAAAGTATTTCCAAAGCAAAAGCACATTTGTTGTATTGTTGCATTTCCCACTCAATGAAATTACCAGCAAAAGTCAGTAgaaaatttacaaataaaagTGACCAGGTAAAAAGAAGCTCTCATAAATCATAGTTTAAGAAATTTGAGCTACTAATTAAGCATTCTCTATTGAAGCATAAGTTAAAATTAGGTATATGATcattcataaaaataaatttaaaagaaaaacaaaagtccAAAGTAGAATTGTTAATGGagttatacacaacattcaaCATACAATTATAGATCTATGATTTCAACATTCAACATTCTGTGAAAGAACATTAGAAAttactaattattttattagataTTGAAATGAGACTCACAAAAATCTTTACATTACTAAAGTCTTAAAActactaattaaaaatttatgaatacTAAAGTCTTAAAActactaattaaaaatttattaaaagttaGTGTATTAGGCAAATTAGTGGTCTTTAAATTCTTCATCTATTAAAGTAGTTGATTTTGTCTCAACTCATAATTGATATCGATAtcggaaaaaaaaatatgaagccCAATGATAATCCCTAAGCAATAGTTAAAAAGTGGGCTCTAAATAAAGCAAGTCTAGGTCAGAATAATAAAGCACTTAGAAATGGGCTTAATCATAAAGCAAGTCTACATCAGAATAAGAAACAGAATTGCAATAGCCGCAcgccttcttcttcttcaacctcaAGCAGCAACAATAATGACAGCTGGTGTTACAAGTTTCAAAACTGAAATTCTTTTTCCAGATTTCATGGGTAGCCATGGTTACAACATAGATCGCCATTGCTTGGCCATCATGACTTTGACCCAGCAGACCCAGCAGCCCAGGAGACCCAACCAGAAGACCCTCGCACAAACCAAAAGACAGCCCCGCGAAACACACACCCAAAAGGCTGCCAGGTCAGAATCAGCCCCTGATAAGAAGCTCTCTAATTTGGCTTGAAACTCACCCCACAGACCACACACCCAAAAATTATATACATGTATTAAACTATTAAGCACACCAGAACAAGAACTAAAACTGCATTGATAAAGATCGAAAACGAGAACCATAACTACACCAATTTCCAAAAAATAGCAATTTACTCAAACAATAGGAATCATAACTACACTAATTTCCGGAAACCGTAACTACATAGGATATATTAAACAATATGAATTTATATCAAGAGAGTAAAGACAGAAATTACTTACCACAAATTTTATAAGTAAAGATGGAATTGTTGGGTTCTTGAGGCGGTTCGTTGAGCAGCGATGATTTCGGGACTTTTAAGTTGGAAGAACagaaaaattattgtgttgaacgttcGGGAAGATGAAATAAGTAACGATGGAAGAAGAAATTTACATACCAAAGATTGTTGTGTTGAGTTGCTGTGTTGATTGAAGGATGAAATTGTTGTGTTGATGGACCGAAGAAGAATGCTGATCAATTGTTGTTTGAGAATAAGAAAGGGATGTGCGGTTTGAATGGGTtagttattgattttttttcaacaattgttagattgaattttttttttattttgaatttttcttttgcctcgttttttaaattatattgctaggtttaacttttttcttaacattttattttttatttccctCTTCTTTAAAATTGCTAGAttgaacttttaaatttttttaacattttcccTTCTATAAAATTTCTAAGTTAagctaaatttttaaaattttttttcctttttttaatagttggtaaaaattttataaaattaattaattaccttggatataaaatttataaaaatattttcagttattaatattaaaaataggattaaagaaaataaaaattttaaactaattattttgtcaattttaatttaaaaaaaataaatgaatataaaaattaagGAGAAATGTGTTACAAATGGTTGGATTACTAATATAAAAGTGTGACATATTAATACCATATGATACATTTAGTGTTATCAAAATTTAAAGTGTTAATGATTTTTAAAGTGTTATATATTAGTGTTACAAATTCTTAAAGTGTTACTTATTAGTGTTGTCAATTATAAAAGTGTTACTAATTTTAAAAGTGTTACATATTAATGCTACCAAATTTGAAAGTGGTACGTATTAGTGTTACCTAATATTTTCAAgaaattgaatattaaaacgTGTTACCAATTAGTGTTACTTAAAGTCATTTTTATACTAGTGAGGCTTGATTGCACTCTTGACAAAGTACCTCATTGATGAGTTTCTCTTAGCAGATTCTTAGTTTGGAGAATAGAACTTTCAATTGAATAAACTTCAAAAACTTCTTCATAtgttgaaaatatatttttaggttCAATTGCCACAAAAACATTCATGATTTTTATCTAAATCATGTTCACTATGTCATCAATCACACAATCAACCAAATCACCATTCATATGAATAAAGCCTTTAGAAAACTTACTTTTTGCACATGAATTCATATGATCAACATTTAAAGATTCTTTAGTGTTAATTTTTAAATCACACGTTAATTCTGGAATGTTATTTACTTCAATCATGGTAGCGAACATATCTAATGcaatcatataatcatttccttCGTCATATACTACAATAAATCCCCAATTATCACTATTATGTTGACAATTATAATCAAGAATTGGTTCATTACACCATTCACACAATCCTTTATCCCAACTATCAAAACATTCATCTTTCAAAGTTTTCTAAAAGAAAAGATTTAATTACCTTCTTTTGTTTGGCTTCTTCAAGTTGTGGAATAATTGGATTTTCAAATTGTATAGTTTTGCAAAACTCATAACTCCTCGTCTTTGCGACCACTAAAAGAAATCTCTAGTTTAGGGAAAAACTCCAAAGAACTCAAAGGAACATGGCCATGCATTTTCACAAATATGTTTTGTGCAAGAGTTAATTGTAGTATTTAATGTCAAGAAATGAGTGTttcaatatgataaaaaaagaaaacgaaTGGAAGAGAAATATTAGTGCCAAGGAAAGAACGACTTTTGATACCAATATTATAGCTGTTGAATTTCAAGCAACCATGTAAATagaaagaaagagagaaaacaagaaatttagaagaagaggagaagattgttttatttcattatatATCATAAACTCTAATAGACCCTTATGTCCCCTTTTATACTACTAAGAGTCTAAGAATAACACAAACATccacttataattaattataattttaccaccaaatatatatataacagtACATCAACAGGCAATGCAACATGGTGCGATGGCCACCTTGGAGAGACAGACCCCGACGAGACAAACCACAGACGATGCAGCCGTCAGCGGGTGGATCATGGGACTTTTAGAGTTTATAGTATGTTAGAGTTTCCTTTTTGCAAATGAGGCTAAGGGTTAGGGAGAGAAGCAATGGATGAAATCTAGTTAATGTGACGAAACTCAATAGCCTAAATTCACCAACCAAACTCAAGATAAAGTCTGCAAAATCAACAATGGAAGATGATGCAGTTCAGAAGAATAATGCAGTTGTTGTGAGCACATCAGGAATTAGGTTTAATATGACAAGAACTAACtcataagaaaattaaaaaaaccacTAACCTTTGTCCTTAAACAGATTAAGAAGGGCCTAGAAGAAGTAATCAAGAAACAAACTAATTTTCAATTTCCATAGCCTAATTAGCAACATATCAAAACTCCCAAAAAATCAGTTCATAAGACCATAACACGAGAGGAAGAAAAAAAGGAGGTCTtttgaaaaattgaataaaaatctACAAATATTTGTGACAAATGGTCTCTTTGAGGGACCATTTTTAATTAGGttggctcattatatatttttttaaaatattgtaaatatgcattaagaatgatgtaagtcgacatttaagatattaaaagtaggcaagtaagtaagcattaaggataatataagtagacattaaaaatacggtaagtatgcattaatctttaatgagctGAGCTTAAGatacgtctcttaaagagacggtctTTCAAAAGACTagctaataaaaataaactGTCCTTCAcaatattctaaaaataagcttctaaaaataagcttctaaaaattttaatttataaaataagtgtCTTTCTGTCCAAGCCTATAAGATAAgggtaatgaaaattttcatgATTTGTATCATGTAATTCCCagggtaatgaaagtttgattatACAAGAAAGTTTTTTCTTCACTATTTTTCATTGCTATCTAATATTACATGTTTAAATggcaatatattaaaataacttatatgaaagaaaataatattgttGAAAGAGTATAAATATGgccattaaacttgtcaagagatatttttactaaaattacactaactttccattatcattctcaccatttagtaccgattaccaaacgggttgttaaggtcataattgataccATTCCAAGTTTTTAAAATAGCTTAATTAACAAGTTTAGCTCAGTTTATTACAAATTATTGATGTAATCTTTTTATGTTAGTGTTTGGTTAATAGTAGGTGTAAATATTTGTTATCATGAATCAATAATCTACAAAATTAGTTGATTACATCAATTGCTAAAATCTATTCTACaaatttgttattttgagtGATACATTTAGAGTTTCTACATCCATAATATAGTATGACATTCAATAAATTTATGAATTCTTAGTACacaattttatttcaaatgaatttttaaaacaaatttattgttttgaattcatcaaaaaaaaaaaaaaaaaaaaccaacttaaatcattaattaAGCAATGGGCATTTGACCCCCTTGCGAAAAAACAAATGACTAGTAGCAGGATCAATGCCAACATTAATATCCAAGAAAGATTCAGTTCCAAGTATAGATAGTTTGGAATTATCTTCCCGATAAATCACCAAACACTCCAAATTAACGTTAGGCATCTTATGTCACATTCTTTCagtagcaaattcaaaaaaaatcagGGTCATATGCAAGACACTGGACTGATGACCATAACCATATTATTTAGCATTAATAGCATATACAAATGTCATTATAGCCTAAAGGGACATTTATTAAGCctcaattgttattttattatgttaCTAAAGGGGTCAATAAATACCACTAAAACTTTAAGTAACATAGCGACATTTCCTTTAATGTTGCAATAGACGAAAATGACATTTACAGATACcattaaaaaccaaataaaatacaattatatatatatgtcactaaaaattagtgacattttcactaaatatatatattaaaaattgatttgttgCAAGTTCATTTGCTACGGTATACGTATACCCATCAAAAAGATAGAAATCCAATTGGCTCTTTCATGATTAATTACATGATAATTACAAATTATCTCACTACAAATAATAGTCTTTGTAATTTTACTTTCTttctcaaattttaaatttcagtTTGAATTActcaatctttttttttcttctcaaatatattatatttttggttTCATACTTATCTACAAATTACTGTCAATctacttaattaaatatatttattcgATATCGATTCATATTGGTACGTATTTTTCAaactaaatatcaatttttataatatttataaatgcATAACTaaagtaatttaatttttaagttttaattaagATGTACCTAATGTAAACAGCAAGaacaaaagagaaaagagaaagaatGTGAAAAATCCATTGACTAATTTgcattaaaatatatttcaaaatatttagaattaccaattgtgaaaatttgaaaattttaactaaggatcaacgatcaaaaaaaaaatagcaagtgCAAATATATGCAATTACTTTAGCAATAATGCCAAATATTACTTTTTATCGTATAACCAACGAAATCTCGTTAGATTtgtgttaatatatatattttttatcgtatattttttataatttattataacgtgtatttagagatattgagactaaaaaattactttaaaaactacgaaaaagtaaatgaaaaaaaaggaagtagaaattaataaaagaacaTAACATACCTATATTCCCCATCATCATAATGGAATTATTAAAACTACATCCaaatttgaaatcaacaatctgTTCTTTTCCTTGAGTGCCAAAAGAAAGTAACTCGGTAGCCATAACCCCCATCAGCATAATCTCCAATTCACATTTATCTCCATATGAGTGACAAcctactaataaataattatctCATATAATATTGTTTGTAATAATAGATGTGGCAGCCATTATAGAATCACAGGAAGGACCAAGAGtatctgataccatgtaagacTATAAGAACTATAGAAGAATATAAGAATTTGAGAAAAAGTTATATTATCATTTATACAGAAGGATGCAATTTATACTAGTAGTGATTACAAggtacactagtggaaaaaagtaTCTGCTGCGTGATATTTACTGCGGTTTTTAGCaaacgcagcattaaatagcataaaataattagaaaaaaaaataaagatcaaatgctgcggttccaGGTTGCCCGcaacaattaacaaaatatatgcTCCGATTTAAtgtagcccgcagcaaataagtgggtatatgttgcggttcctttgagcccgcagcaaataagtatgtttaatttttttttttttaaaatgcgcCTCTATAGTCTTCTTGAATACATATTagcttaaacccacgaaaaatccTCTACTATACTGCTTCTTGTTCACTGTTGTATTCTCCTAAACCCATGAAAAATCTGCtgcttcttcatcgttcttcgCATACATTCTTGATCATCTTCTTCGTTCTTCGTTCTTCGTTGTTCTTATTCAATCCACGAAAAATCTcccattgttgtcttcttcaagttctcaaacccatgaaatttgggcttagttcttgttcttcttcaaggtataattttttaagcttatttttagttgttcaagcttcattgtgttttagggcttaggtttttttttttttttttttttttttttttaattggatttttttttttcattgtataggttacaCAACCCAAAAtccacgaaaattcaaggtataattttcattttgattttggttgttatttttatgtgtttatatacttgatgttataattagtttgttgattattttttaagttttatatttttttaagttcttcaagttcttaatttaagttctttaaattgtttaatttttaagttttacattttttttaagttgttgttataattagttgttaattattttgatatgtGTGCTTTGTTTACTTATGCatgtagtttgttaattaattatataggtagtttacttatgtatatatgtaatctaattaattatgtatgtagtttaattATGTATGCAGTTTACTTATGCATGAATAATcacaatattttaataatatatatatattttgttaattaattaaaatatacataatttgaataatttaattatcagCACGAAAATCGTTCCCCATTTGCGTTACAAAGTCTTGTCTTTAATACTTATAATTGATTGTTTAATTGTATGGATTTTCACTAAATCAAGTGTTCACTTATTtacaaaattcaattaaaactaTAAAACAAACCTTTATCCTTTAAGTGTGCGTGgtaagtttaatatttaattttgtcGATTTCTCCTAAtctctttcttctttttttcgttttttttttcatttgttaaatgataatttcattCCTAATTTGATAATTCATTATTactaagcttttttttttttccggttACTCTCTTCCTTTAACTATATTGCTTTTATTTGTTAgacttaaattttaaaaaatataaatttatggttgtatattaaaaaaaaaattgcagaaAATCTCGAAGAGGCAAAGCCCCTACCCGCCCAAACTAAGTTTCGCCTATGACTGAAATTGTAGTATATAAAAAGGTGTTTCAAAATccataaacttaaatttttaaaatgattaatgtatt of the Amaranthus tricolor cultivar Red isolate AtriRed21 chromosome 6, ASM2621246v1, whole genome shotgun sequence genome contains:
- the LOC130814975 gene encoding uncharacterized protein LOC130814975; translated protein: MDWSVLAISASVFWIASLCKILHVSYFPSKDQYFDSGDNLCKKTVLLVIAHPDDESMFFTPTINYLTSRGHDVHILCLSSGNADGMGNIRKDELYKACAILKLPLKQVVVLDHPELQDGFGNMWNHIFIAKLVEDHIKSLGINTVITFDSYGVSGHCNHRDVHFGIRKVLLDSQQSSLEVWELDSSSILRKYSGPIDIWLSMFMARGRSRMKFLCLVNEHPLKTFQAMAQHASQWVWFRKLFVCFSSYTYVNTLRKIEL